DNA from Geobacillus vulcani PSS1:
TCAACATAGAGGGTTTGCATCGTTTTGCCTATACTTCCATCACTTCTTTTTCTTTCTCTTTCGTGATGGCGTCAATTTTGGCGATGTGGTCATCGGTCAGCTTTTGCACTTCGTCCGTGTAGCTGCGGAGCTCATCTTCCGTAATCTCGCCGTTTTTCTCGAGCTTTTTCAATTCATCGTTCGCATCGCGGCGGATGTTGCGCACCGCGACTTTCGCGTCTTCGGAATACTTTTTGACAAGCTTCGCCAACTCGCGGCGCCGCTCTTCCGTCAGCGGTGGAATGACCAGCCGAATGACGGATCCGTCATTCGATGGCGTCAGCCCTAAATCCGATGCTAAAATGGCTTTTTCCATTTCTTTAATGGCCGATTTGTCGTACGGCTGAATGACAAGCAGCCGTGCTTCCGGCACGCTGATGGAGGCCAATTGGTTGATCGGCGTCGGCACACCGTAATAGTCAACGGTTACTTTCTCCAGCAGCCCGGCGTTCGCCCGTCCGGCGCGAATGCTTGCCAGTTCGCGGGTGAACGCTTGCACCGCTTTATCCATTTTTTCTTTCGCCTGTTGGATCACTTGCTTTGCCATCGTTATTTCCCCCTTACGATCGTTCCGATGTTTTCACCTAACACAGCGCGTTTAATATTTCCTTCTT
Protein-coding regions in this window:
- the frr gene encoding ribosome recycling factor, which produces MAKQVIQQAKEKMDKAVQAFTRELASIRAGRANAGLLEKVTVDYYGVPTPINQLASISVPEARLLVIQPYDKSAIKEMEKAILASDLGLTPSNDGSVIRLVIPPLTEERRRELAKLVKKYSEDAKVAVRNIRRDANDELKKLEKNGEITEDELRSYTDEVQKLTDDHIAKIDAITKEKEKEVMEV